One genomic segment of Photobacterium sp. DA100 includes these proteins:
- the ruvB gene encoding Holliday junction branch migration DNA helicase RuvB — protein sequence MIEADRLVASDYPTTREEDIIDRAIRPKLLEDYKGQDHVRDQMEIFIKAAKLRDEALDHLLIFGPPGLGKTTLANIVANEMGVSIRTTSGPVLEKAGDLAALLTNLEENDVLFIDEIHRLSPQVEEVLYPAMEDYQLDIMIGEGPAARSIKIDLPPFTLIGATTRAGSLTSPLRDRFGITQRLEYYKVEDLRGIVQRSANCLGLSMEEAGAMEVAMRARGTPRIANRLLRRVRDFAEVKGNGHICPDIAGKALDMLDVDSSGFDYMDRKLLMAIIDKFMGGPVGLDNLAAAIGEERDTIEDVLEPYLIQQGYLQRTPRGRIATHRAYLHFGFDVPETK from the coding sequence ATGATAGAAGCAGACAGACTGGTCGCCAGTGATTACCCGACAACGCGCGAAGAGGACATTATCGATCGTGCGATCCGCCCTAAGCTGCTCGAAGACTACAAGGGCCAGGACCATGTCCGGGATCAGATGGAGATCTTCATCAAAGCGGCCAAGCTGCGAGATGAAGCCTTGGATCACTTGCTGATTTTCGGTCCGCCGGGATTGGGGAAGACCACCCTGGCTAACATCGTTGCCAACGAGATGGGCGTGAGCATCCGCACCACGTCGGGACCGGTATTGGAAAAGGCGGGCGATCTGGCCGCCCTGTTGACCAACCTGGAAGAAAACGATGTGCTGTTCATCGATGAGATCCACCGTCTCAGCCCGCAGGTCGAGGAGGTGCTGTATCCGGCGATGGAGGACTACCAGTTGGATATCATGATCGGTGAAGGTCCGGCAGCGCGCTCTATCAAGATTGACCTACCACCTTTTACCCTGATTGGTGCTACGACTCGAGCCGGCTCGCTGACCTCACCGCTGCGCGACCGATTTGGTATTACCCAGCGTCTCGAATACTACAAGGTGGAAGACTTGCGCGGTATTGTCCAGCGCAGTGCCAATTGCCTGGGGTTGTCGATGGAAGAGGCCGGGGCGATGGAAGTGGCGATGCGAGCCCGAGGTACGCCGCGTATTGCCAACCGCTTACTGCGCCGGGTCCGCGACTTTGCCGAAGTGAAAGGCAATGGCCATATCTGCCCGGATATTGCGGGCAAGGCATTGGACATGCTCGATGTCGACAGCAGTGGCTTTGATTACATGGACCGCAAATTGCTGATGGCGATTATCGACAAGTTCATGGGCGGGCCTGTTGGTCTTGATAACCTTGCCGCGGCTATCGGTGAAGAGCGCGATACCATCGAGGATGTGCTCGAGCCATACCTTATCCAGCAGGGCTATCTGCAGCGTACCCCGCGTGGCCGCATTGCCACCCACCGAGCGTATTTGCACTTCGGCTTTGATGTGCCGGAGACAAAATGA
- a CDS encoding ROK family protein — translation MYRLGLDIGGTKIAAAVYSPAGVQVYYQRYETEKQSYHAFIDQIQRVVATAANHIPERFSIGIGLPGAICPNTDKIKNSNILILNGHALKEDLSRELGQPVWLANDADCFALSEAVNGAGQDFHSCFGAILGTGCGGGVVYNKHLVTGPNNVAGEWGHNPLADYHPVKDGTPDPCYCGRNVCNESFLSGTGFAKSYNQKHQTELSSKDIMELVSRDPSAKVHYELYLDQLARALAQVINFFDPAVIVLGGGMSNQESLYIDLPSRLSQYVFGGLCNTPIRQAKLGDDSGVLGAALLPV, via the coding sequence ATGTACCGTTTAGGCCTTGATATTGGTGGGACCAAAATTGCCGCCGCTGTTTATTCTCCGGCAGGTGTTCAAGTGTACTACCAGCGCTATGAAACAGAAAAGCAAAGCTATCATGCGTTCATCGATCAAATACAACGGGTTGTAGCCACCGCGGCTAACCACATCCCTGAGCGATTTAGCATTGGCATCGGCTTACCGGGAGCAATTTGCCCCAATACCGACAAAATCAAGAATTCCAATATTCTGATCCTCAATGGTCATGCCTTAAAGGAAGATCTAAGCCGGGAACTAGGGCAACCCGTCTGGTTAGCCAACGACGCTGACTGTTTCGCGCTTAGCGAGGCGGTAAATGGTGCGGGGCAAGACTTCCATAGTTGCTTTGGTGCAATCTTGGGCACAGGTTGTGGCGGAGGTGTTGTTTATAACAAGCATCTTGTGACAGGACCTAATAACGTCGCCGGAGAATGGGGTCACAACCCTTTAGCTGATTACCACCCGGTCAAAGATGGCACGCCCGATCCATGCTACTGCGGACGAAATGTCTGTAACGAAAGCTTTCTCTCGGGGACAGGTTTTGCCAAAAGCTATAACCAAAAACACCAGACAGAGCTGAGTAGTAAAGACATCATGGAACTCGTCAGCCGCGACCCATCCGCCAAAGTGCACTACGAGCTTTACCTGGATCAGTTGGCTCGAGCATTGGCGCAGGTGATAAATTTCTTTGACCCTGCCGTTATTGTGCTAGGTGGGGGCATGTCGAATCAAGAAAGTCTCTATATTGATCTGCCGTCACGGCTCAGCCAATACGTCTTCGGTGGCCTGTGCAACACCCCCATTCGTCAAGCAAAACTGGGCGATGACAGCGGTGTACTCGGTGCTGCATTACTTCCTGTATAA
- a CDS encoding N-acetylmannosamine-6-phosphate 2-epimerase: protein MQRLIMLQALKGQLIASVQALPDEPLHGPETMVKMAGAVLEGGAKALRVQSAADIRAVKSAFPDIPVIGLIKQDYSDSEIFITPTKKEVTAIIAAGADMVALDMTGRARPSNEKVEELVALAHVAGRQVMADIATYEQGITAQSLGADCISTTLSGYTPDTQHRGDTPDFALIRRLSQTLTVPVIAEGRIWTPEQLGQVLSAGAYTAVVGSAITRPQLIAKRFSHAMASYTETV from the coding sequence ATGCAGAGGTTGATTATGTTACAGGCACTAAAGGGTCAATTAATTGCTTCGGTTCAGGCATTACCGGATGAACCATTACATGGGCCTGAAACCATGGTCAAAATGGCCGGCGCCGTATTAGAAGGTGGTGCAAAAGCATTGCGAGTCCAATCTGCTGCTGATATCCGTGCGGTAAAGTCTGCCTTCCCTGATATTCCTGTGATCGGCCTTATTAAGCAAGACTACAGTGATTCAGAAATCTTCATCACCCCGACAAAGAAAGAAGTGACAGCCATCATTGCAGCCGGCGCTGATATGGTTGCGCTGGATATGACGGGAAGGGCGCGGCCTAGCAATGAAAAAGTCGAAGAATTAGTCGCACTAGCACATGTTGCGGGTCGCCAGGTAATGGCTGATATTGCAACCTACGAGCAAGGTATCACTGCGCAATCGTTAGGCGCTGACTGTATTTCAACTACCTTGTCCGGCTACACCCCGGATACCCAGCACCGTGGTGATACCCCAGATTTTGCCCTGATCCGCAGGCTGAGCCAAACGTTGACTGTTCCAGTGATTGCTGAAGGACGTATTTGGACTCCTGAGCAACTTGGCCAGGTACTTTCTGCCGGTGCCTACACCGCGGTTGTTGGCTCGGCAATCACACGTCCACAACTGATTGCCAAGCGTTTCAGTCATGCGATGGCAAGTTATACGGAGACTGTGTGA
- a CDS encoding ROK family protein, translating into MNELALGLDLGGTKIRAGLIDQQGQLVVANTYPTDISNGREGIMNSIISAIAPLLTRARREGKLLMGIGISAAGVINVRSGTVIDATDSLPQWRGTRLGYLLEEEFGLHICTDNDVNCALLGEQWLGGAKNYQDVVMLTLGTGLGGAMSRGGELVHGAGFLAGHWGRMEVPHPYRPQHWVTLESLLSGTGLRETLLFQLPLQEHNNYPDGISIIQAYANRDPRVIAAVEDFFKLLGKTIANIRWTVDPELVLLGGGMINSRDYWWELMTRFVKECGVMTPIRPAILGNDAGMYGAARMVFNHFESLKHQQD; encoded by the coding sequence ATGAATGAACTTGCGCTGGGGCTGGACTTGGGTGGCACAAAGATTCGGGCTGGATTGATTGACCAGCAGGGGCAGTTGGTGGTGGCCAATACTTACCCGACGGATATATCTAACGGCCGTGAAGGCATTATGAACAGCATTATCAGTGCTATTGCCCCTTTGCTGACCCGAGCACGCAGAGAAGGCAAGCTGCTAATGGGAATAGGTATTTCAGCCGCTGGAGTGATCAATGTTCGTTCTGGTACCGTCATTGATGCAACAGACAGCCTGCCACAATGGCGTGGAACAAGGCTCGGTTATTTGCTTGAGGAAGAGTTCGGCCTGCATATCTGCACTGATAACGATGTGAATTGTGCCTTGCTTGGTGAGCAATGGCTGGGTGGGGCGAAGAACTATCAGGATGTGGTGATGCTAACACTGGGGACGGGCCTTGGTGGGGCAATGTCCCGTGGTGGCGAGCTTGTCCATGGTGCTGGCTTTTTGGCTGGCCACTGGGGGCGGATGGAAGTGCCGCACCCGTATCGCCCGCAACATTGGGTGACTCTGGAATCCCTTCTCTCGGGGACGGGATTGCGCGAAACCCTGTTGTTCCAGCTACCACTTCAAGAGCATAACAATTATCCGGATGGCATCAGCATAATCCAGGCCTACGCAAACCGCGATCCTAGGGTGATTGCGGCCGTGGAAGACTTTTTCAAATTGCTGGGTAAGACCATTGCTAATATTCGCTGGACCGTTGATCCGGAGTTGGTGCTGCTAGGTGGTGGCATGATCAATTCACGTGATTATTGGTGGGAGCTAATGACCCGCTTTGTTAAAGAGTGCGGTGTGATGACGCCGATCAGACCGGCAATCCTGGGCAATGATGCGGGGATGTACGGTGCAGCCCGGATGGTCTTCAACCACTTCGAATCTCTCAAACATCAACAAGATTAA
- a CDS encoding glycoside hydrolase family 38 C-terminal domain-containing protein, translating to MAKKICSVVFHTHWDREWYFPFETFRARLIRVMERVASALEQNELDSFLFDGQVVAAEDLLATCEPELAERLHVLMQQGRLVLGPWYVMSDEFLCSGESLIRNLEIGRKLALSLGNYQKVGYLPDTFGHIGQMPQLLQGFDINNAVMWRGIDQQSSELRWQAEDGSEVFMLFLTEGYYQHPLNTDNFVEGVNSYLDKITGCASSNKLLLTQGGDHLRPSEGNMAERIAQFNAQSQQYQLQQSNLTDYIDELQQGVELEQLPAMQGELRGNEKAFVLPDVLSTRRYLKQQNQQAEDRLTAQVEPLLAMAPIKHYPNRYLEESWKMLLVQHAHDSICGCSVDEVHREMESRYEKLSQRCDAMESMALLSLGCISDEKNTPGKADPFADDARFTLFNPSPKRYKGWISEKIFLQGELRQHLVLTQSGGNEFEPVVIMAEPGFRFTSPIDDFPDRIEGHWYELGFISEVEGLSHCEFTVSERQAAYVVEHVCRRSIDNDIYSIALADDATLTITDKRNGKVWCGVGRIESSMDAGDSYNFAPPMHDHFSQAKLVGNVQTRLHPAFSELTFDIELAQPAALAEHRRHASAKEVVSHGQMRVRLFKGSEHIECRLVWHNNAQDQRLSLHIPTGEKLAVTHADSAFEVVSRDVVYQDNNPVQANREAKVSVNPSQSFVHAGGVQYIHQGTPEYRVVAGDCDELAITLLRSVGWLSRRDFSTRGNGAGPDLPTPEAQCLGQHEYRFSLVMTDFESAAVCNRAAWFRHKPMLLQGHSQKWLENVVLSNEALQVSAVRRQGDELELRVWNPTADIQPFTLNKAYRVVSLDGRHLATASEISPKQILTVRIAHSQ from the coding sequence ATGGCTAAGAAAATTTGTTCAGTTGTTTTTCATACGCATTGGGACAGGGAGTGGTACTTTCCTTTTGAAACCTTCCGCGCTCGCTTGATCCGGGTGATGGAGCGCGTTGCCTCGGCCCTCGAGCAGAATGAGCTTGATAGCTTTTTGTTTGACGGCCAGGTTGTTGCCGCCGAAGACCTGCTGGCAACGTGTGAGCCAGAGTTGGCGGAGCGATTGCATGTGCTGATGCAACAGGGCCGCCTGGTACTTGGCCCATGGTATGTGATGTCGGATGAGTTTCTCTGCAGTGGTGAGAGTCTGATCCGAAACCTTGAGATTGGCCGCAAACTGGCGCTGTCATTGGGTAATTACCAAAAGGTGGGTTACTTGCCTGATACTTTTGGCCATATCGGTCAGATGCCTCAACTTCTACAGGGGTTTGACATCAATAATGCGGTGATGTGGCGCGGTATCGATCAGCAATCTTCCGAGTTGCGCTGGCAGGCGGAGGATGGCAGTGAGGTCTTCATGCTGTTCCTGACAGAAGGGTATTATCAGCATCCGCTGAACACAGATAATTTTGTTGAGGGTGTCAACAGTTATCTCGACAAGATCACCGGATGTGCCAGCAGCAACAAGCTGTTGTTGACTCAGGGCGGTGACCATCTGCGTCCTTCCGAGGGCAACATGGCTGAACGTATCGCCCAGTTCAATGCTCAGTCCCAGCAGTATCAGTTGCAGCAGAGTAACCTGACTGACTATATCGATGAGCTTCAGCAGGGTGTAGAGCTTGAGCAATTGCCAGCCATGCAAGGCGAATTGCGCGGCAATGAGAAAGCCTTTGTTCTGCCGGACGTGCTTTCGACCCGCCGATACTTAAAGCAGCAGAACCAACAGGCGGAAGATCGCCTGACAGCTCAGGTTGAGCCGCTACTGGCAATGGCTCCTATCAAGCATTACCCCAACCGTTATTTGGAAGAGAGCTGGAAAATGCTGCTTGTCCAGCATGCCCATGACTCGATTTGTGGATGTTCAGTGGATGAAGTCCACCGAGAGATGGAATCACGCTATGAAAAGTTGTCCCAGCGCTGCGATGCGATGGAGTCAATGGCACTGCTGTCATTAGGGTGCATCAGTGATGAAAAAAATACTCCGGGCAAGGCCGATCCATTTGCTGATGATGCCCGCTTTACGCTGTTTAATCCAAGCCCCAAACGATACAAGGGATGGATCAGCGAGAAAATTTTCTTACAGGGAGAGCTGCGCCAGCATCTGGTACTGACCCAGTCAGGCGGTAACGAATTTGAACCCGTCGTGATCATGGCTGAGCCGGGCTTCCGCTTCACTTCACCGATCGATGATTTTCCGGACCGTATCGAAGGCCATTGGTATGAATTAGGTTTTATCTCTGAGGTTGAAGGCCTGTCTCATTGTGAGTTTACCGTCAGCGAGCGCCAGGCCGCATACGTTGTCGAGCACGTCTGCCGTCGTTCGATTGACAACGATATCTACAGCATAGCACTCGCTGATGACGCCACACTGACCATTACGGATAAGCGCAATGGAAAAGTTTGGTGTGGTGTTGGACGTATCGAAAGCAGTATGGATGCTGGTGATAGCTATAACTTTGCGCCGCCGATGCACGACCATTTCAGCCAGGCAAAGTTGGTCGGCAATGTACAGACCCGGTTGCATCCAGCATTTAGCGAGCTGACTTTCGATATCGAGTTGGCTCAACCTGCTGCATTAGCAGAGCACCGTCGTCATGCATCTGCAAAAGAAGTGGTAAGCCATGGTCAGATGCGAGTACGCCTGTTCAAGGGGAGCGAACATATCGAGTGCCGTTTAGTGTGGCATAACAATGCCCAAGATCAGCGCCTGTCATTGCATATCCCTACCGGCGAGAAGCTTGCAGTAACCCATGCCGATAGTGCGTTCGAAGTTGTTAGCCGTGATGTGGTTTATCAAGATAACAACCCAGTACAGGCCAACAGAGAGGCCAAGGTCTCGGTTAACCCGAGTCAGAGTTTTGTCCATGCTGGTGGGGTTCAGTACATCCACCAGGGGACTCCGGAATATCGGGTGGTTGCAGGTGACTGTGACGAACTGGCTATTACTCTGCTACGCAGTGTGGGCTGGTTGTCACGCCGTGATTTCTCAACCCGTGGCAATGGTGCAGGGCCAGACCTACCAACCCCAGAAGCACAGTGCCTTGGCCAGCATGAGTATCGCTTTAGTTTGGTGATGACGGACTTTGAATCAGCAGCGGTTTGCAATCGTGCAGCATGGTTCAGGCACAAGCCGATGTTGCTTCAGGGCCATAGCCAAAAATGGTTGGAGAATGTGGTGCTTAGTAATGAGGCATTGCAAGTCTCTGCGGTCAGGCGCCAAGGAGATGAGCTTGAACTAAGGGTATGGAACCCAACCGCAGACATCCAGCCATTTACTCTGAATAAGGCTTATCGGGTGGTTTCCCTTGATGGTCGACACCTAGCAACGGCCTCAGAAATTAGTCCAAAACAAATTCTTACAGTGCGTATCGCACACTCCCAATAA
- a CDS encoding transporter, with protein sequence MTNLELIRLFLIAAILVYFVYAMITKRISTLIALPIMGVLTAMVASVGTLPFLGLFAHENAQGETVQGIMNAVLGDGARMMASTIAASIFGGAFAVLLRKVGIAEAIIKKAAELAGDRVRVIAFIFYLATVVIFSAIGGLGAVILIGSVALPIMMTAGISGTVAGAIILLGLTTGGVMNPAGFAFFATILEPVIAGGYDAAYEIVARMAITLFIISALVSVGYILLNVKNSQRSAWHARKTQSAYELSNWALISPIVPVALVLGSIYLLPQVITAELAIIVGILYTVFVCKIKDKVNAIAQSFVQGTQEVAGAVVLLIGLGILIRGVQFYTVTPIITPAIETLVAMLQSPMTYVIGFTLATPLVLYRGPLNSWGIGGSLPAIFATAGFSPIAVVWVLRSTGMMQGFGDPTNSQNIWIADFVQVDPNDITKSLFWVGLVITFIALTWAIVIDQIPLI encoded by the coding sequence ATGACGAACTTGGAACTGATTCGTTTATTTTTAATCGCGGCGATACTGGTCTACTTCGTGTATGCCATGATCACCAAGCGAATTTCCACTTTGATTGCTCTTCCAATAATGGGTGTGCTGACAGCAATGGTTGCCAGCGTGGGGACGTTGCCTTTTCTTGGCCTGTTTGCCCATGAAAATGCCCAAGGTGAAACCGTCCAGGGCATCATGAATGCGGTGCTTGGCGATGGTGCCAGAATGATGGCGTCAACCATTGCTGCTTCTATTTTTGGTGGTGCCTTTGCGGTGTTACTGCGTAAAGTAGGGATTGCCGAAGCGATTATCAAAAAAGCCGCTGAGCTCGCTGGGGACCGTGTCCGAGTGATTGCCTTTATTTTCTACCTCGCGACGGTTGTTATCTTCTCGGCTATCGGTGGTCTTGGTGCTGTTATCCTGATTGGCTCGGTGGCCCTGCCAATTATGATGACCGCAGGTATCTCGGGTACGGTAGCTGGCGCGATTATCCTGCTCGGCCTGACTACCGGTGGGGTCATGAACCCAGCAGGCTTTGCCTTTTTCGCAACCATTCTCGAACCGGTGATTGCTGGTGGTTATGATGCGGCCTATGAGATTGTTGCCCGTATGGCGATCACTCTGTTCATTATTTCAGCCTTGGTTTCTGTGGGCTATATCCTGCTGAATGTGAAGAACTCACAGCGCAGTGCTTGGCACGCCCGCAAAACTCAGTCGGCTTATGAGCTTAGCAACTGGGCGCTAATTTCTCCTATTGTCCCGGTAGCTCTGGTATTGGGTTCTATCTACTTGCTACCGCAAGTCATAACGGCAGAGTTGGCGATCATTGTCGGTATCCTCTATACCGTTTTTGTATGCAAAATCAAAGATAAGGTTAATGCAATCGCCCAGTCCTTCGTACAGGGCACCCAAGAAGTGGCTGGTGCCGTAGTGCTGCTAATTGGCTTGGGTATCCTTATTCGGGGTGTCCAGTTCTACACAGTGACGCCGATTATTACCCCTGCTATCGAGACACTGGTTGCGATGCTGCAAAGCCCGATGACTTATGTGATTGGCTTTACCCTTGCGACTCCTTTGGTGCTCTACCGTGGCCCATTGAACTCATGGGGTATCGGTGGCTCACTGCCTGCTATCTTTGCAACTGCCGGCTTCTCACCAATTGCTGTGGTTTGGGTACTTCGCTCTACCGGTATGATGCAGGGCTTCGGTGACCCGACAAACTCGCAAAATATCTGGATTGCCGATTTCGTCCAGGTTGACCCGAATGACATTACCAAGAGCTTGTTCTGGGTCGGTCTGGTGATCACCTTCATTGCCCTGACTTGGGCCATTGTTATCGACCAAATCCCATTGATTTAA
- a CDS encoding hydantoinase/oxoprolinase family protein has product MRKVRIGIDVGGTFTDAVVIDNQTGEVIAKAKRPTTHHHEDGVAQGIVEIINEVLTNNNISPEQVVFIAHGTTQATNALLEGDVAKVGIIGIGKSKAAFNELNVKHIELAPGKFLETEFSYFDVDEITKDKADQAINELVAKGCEVIVASEAYAVDDPHLEKLVTELAREKGLYATSGHEISQLYGLRMRTRTAVVNASLIPKMIETANMTEQVVKRVGIPSELMIMRADGGVMSVNEVRQRPILTMLSGLAAGVAGALMYEKISDGVFFEVGGTSIDISVIKDGKVIVNNAQVGKHKTYLKALDVRTLGIAGGSMIRIGEGKIIDVGPRSAHLADKHYECFVDAPVTNAKLKEITPLPGDSPDHAIITSDQGDYAYTLAGAANILGYVPEDDYAHANVEAARVAWQPLAEYCGKTVEEVAREVMDIACEKIWNIVGPMIKEYEVNPEYIEFVGGGGSAAITTFALGEKYGFKAKTAKNAPYISTIGVAMAMVREQIERSVVDPSSSDIQKIRADIMDQIVAQGAKEESVEIAIEVDKQRNILIATATGATEFSNDGGVENLTEEAITAKVADVFSVDRKLVQAKAQSGAFHIVKAPKESRKLFNLIRKTEEHYAVVKNDGMIPLKLKGAQFIKTARSGYGDALNTLVAQLSSYSDAGQTIPKVYAFTGSRMFDYSGLFSTDQLSSMMSMDLEHLDAQQDILLVAAKK; this is encoded by the coding sequence ATGCGTAAAGTACGAATTGGTATTGATGTCGGTGGTACGTTTACCGATGCCGTGGTTATTGATAATCAGACAGGTGAAGTGATCGCCAAGGCCAAACGGCCAACAACCCACCACCACGAGGATGGTGTGGCCCAGGGCATTGTTGAGATCATCAACGAAGTGCTGACCAACAATAATATTTCCCCAGAGCAGGTAGTGTTTATTGCCCATGGCACGACACAGGCAACCAATGCCTTGTTGGAAGGTGATGTGGCAAAAGTTGGCATCATTGGGATAGGTAAGAGCAAGGCGGCATTCAATGAATTGAATGTAAAACACATTGAGCTAGCTCCAGGTAAGTTTCTTGAAACCGAGTTCAGCTATTTTGATGTTGATGAGATCACCAAAGACAAAGCGGATCAGGCCATTAATGAGTTAGTTGCCAAAGGATGCGAGGTGATTGTCGCTTCTGAAGCCTATGCGGTAGATGACCCTCATCTGGAAAAGCTTGTCACTGAACTGGCTCGCGAGAAGGGCCTTTACGCAACCAGTGGCCATGAGATATCCCAGCTTTATGGCCTGCGGATGCGAACCCGTACCGCGGTGGTCAATGCCTCGCTGATCCCGAAAATGATCGAAACGGCCAATATGACCGAGCAAGTGGTCAAGCGGGTAGGCATCCCGTCGGAGCTGATGATCATGCGCGCCGATGGTGGTGTGATGTCGGTCAACGAAGTGCGACAGCGTCCAATCCTAACCATGCTATCTGGACTGGCGGCGGGCGTTGCTGGTGCCTTGATGTACGAAAAAATTTCTGACGGTGTGTTCTTCGAAGTCGGCGGTACCTCGATTGACATCTCAGTGATCAAAGACGGCAAGGTTATTGTTAACAATGCTCAGGTTGGTAAGCATAAAACCTACCTTAAGGCGCTGGATGTCCGTACCTTGGGTATTGCTGGAGGCTCAATGATCCGTATTGGCGAAGGAAAGATCATCGATGTCGGCCCGCGCTCTGCCCACCTTGCGGACAAGCACTATGAGTGCTTTGTCGATGCCCCCGTGACTAATGCCAAGCTCAAGGAGATCACCCCGTTACCGGGCGATAGCCCGGACCATGCCATCATTACCTCCGATCAGGGAGATTACGCCTACACCCTTGCTGGCGCAGCAAATATCCTTGGCTATGTCCCTGAAGACGATTATGCCCATGCTAATGTGGAAGCGGCACGTGTTGCCTGGCAGCCGCTGGCAGAGTATTGCGGAAAAACCGTGGAAGAAGTGGCCCGTGAGGTCATGGACATTGCCTGTGAAAAGATCTGGAATATTGTCGGCCCGATGATCAAAGAGTACGAGGTTAACCCGGAGTACATCGAGTTTGTTGGCGGCGGTGGTAGTGCAGCTATTACCACGTTTGCCCTTGGTGAGAAATATGGCTTTAAAGCCAAAACCGCCAAGAATGCTCCATATATTTCAACCATTGGTGTTGCGATGGCGATGGTTCGAGAGCAGATCGAGCGCTCGGTGGTTGATCCTTCGTCCAGTGATATCCAAAAGATCCGTGCCGATATCATGGATCAGATTGTTGCCCAGGGAGCCAAGGAAGAATCTGTTGAGATTGCCATTGAGGTAGACAAGCAACGAAATATCTTGATTGCCACAGCAACCGGTGCGACCGAGTTCTCCAATGATGGTGGGGTGGAGAACCTGACTGAAGAAGCCATTACTGCCAAGGTGGCTGATGTGTTCTCGGTTGACCGTAAATTGGTGCAGGCCAAAGCACAGTCAGGGGCGTTCCACATCGTCAAGGCACCGAAGGAATCCCGTAAGTTGTTTAACCTGATCCGCAAGACGGAAGAGCATTACGCAGTGGTCAAAAACGATGGCATGATCCCGCTTAAGCTCAAGGGCGCGCAGTTTATCAAAACCGCCCGTAGCGGTTACGGTGATGCGCTCAATACCCTGGTTGCCCAGCTATCTTCTTATTCAGATGCAGGCCAGACTATCCCTAAAGTCTATGCCTTTACCGGCTCGAGGATGTTTGACTACTCCGGGCTGTTTAGCACCGACCAGCTTAGCTCAATGATGAGTATGGATCTGGAACACCTCGATGCCCAGCAGGATATCCTGTTGGTCGCGGCGAAAAAATAA